In Apostichopus japonicus isolate 1M-3 chromosome 5, ASM3797524v1, whole genome shotgun sequence, a single window of DNA contains:
- the LOC139968059 gene encoding V-type proton ATPase subunit e 2-like, with protein sequence MAASLLTVFVITGFWVFVGLVCPFFVPKSTDRGIIQTMLVLTAVCCYLLWLCTYLMQLNPLFGPELDTKVIRAILCNWENNCTIPSPKGP encoded by the exons atgGCTGCGTCTTTACTAACTGTCTTCGTGATTACAGGATTTTGGGTGTTTGTTGGCCTAGTTTGTCCATTCTTCGTGCCAAAAAGCACAGACAGAGG GATCATCCAGACTATGCTTGTACTAACAGCTGTTTGTTGCTATTTATT ATGGTTATGTACATACCTTATGCAACTCAATCCACTGTTTGGTCCAGAGCTTGACACAAAAGTTATAAGAGCAATCTTGTGTAATTGGGAG AACAACTGTACTATACCCTCACCCAAAGGGCCTTGA